In a genomic window of Mycolicibacterium neoaurum VKM Ac-1815D:
- a CDS encoding FAD binding domain-containing protein has product MSEHPHSSAIVIGGSIGGLTTALLLRDLGFTVDVYERTPGPLDGRGGGIVLQPDTVRWFVERSSQRLDDLHTATSHVQYLNADGSIAHREPARWTYTSWGTFYRALLADFGTEHYHYGEYACGFDQDDTRATVRFVSGRTESADLVVFADGITSAARQRFDPTAELVYSGYVGWRGTVPQSMLTEATRATLHDAITYDVVPNSHITMYPIPGEEGLDEAHRLINYVWYRNVPAGPDLGEMLIDKRGFTGSVSIHPGQVQDRYIDEMRRAATELFAPAVAEVVVATPTPYLQVLSDVRSNRMALGRVALIGDAACASRPHAAAGTAKAAADAWTLATALAETTGDIPSALAKWEPAQLQLSDSLLRRVVGMGERSQFHNTWDPRDPDLRFGLYGPGI; this is encoded by the coding sequence ATGAGCGAGCACCCCCATTCGTCGGCGATCGTCATCGGCGGATCCATCGGCGGACTGACCACCGCCCTGCTCCTGCGCGACCTGGGCTTCACCGTCGATGTGTACGAGCGGACGCCCGGCCCGTTGGACGGCCGCGGCGGAGGTATCGTGCTGCAACCCGACACCGTGCGCTGGTTCGTCGAGCGCAGCAGCCAGCGGCTCGACGACCTTCACACCGCGACCTCGCACGTCCAATACCTCAACGCCGACGGCAGTATCGCCCACCGCGAGCCCGCGCGCTGGACGTACACCTCGTGGGGCACGTTCTACCGGGCCCTGTTGGCGGACTTCGGCACCGAGCACTACCACTATGGCGAGTACGCCTGCGGTTTCGACCAGGACGACACGCGAGCCACCGTGCGTTTCGTCAGCGGCCGTACCGAGAGTGCCGACCTGGTTGTGTTCGCCGACGGCATCACCTCCGCGGCGCGGCAGCGCTTCGACCCGACCGCCGAACTTGTCTACTCCGGCTATGTCGGGTGGCGCGGAACGGTGCCGCAGTCGATGCTCACCGAAGCCACCCGCGCCACGCTGCACGACGCGATCACCTATGACGTGGTGCCGAATTCGCACATCACCATGTACCCGATTCCCGGTGAGGAGGGACTCGACGAGGCGCACCGGCTGATCAACTATGTCTGGTACCGCAATGTGCCGGCCGGGCCCGACCTCGGCGAGATGCTGATCGACAAGCGTGGGTTCACCGGTTCGGTGTCCATTCATCCCGGCCAGGTCCAGGACCGCTACATCGACGAGATGCGCCGTGCCGCAACCGAACTGTTCGCCCCGGCGGTCGCCGAGGTCGTCGTGGCCACCCCGACGCCGTACCTGCAGGTCCTTTCCGATGTCCGTTCCAACCGGATGGCCTTGGGTCGGGTGGCACTGATCGGTGACGCGGCGTGCGCGTCGCGACCGCACGCCGCCGCGGGTACCGCCAAGGCAGCGGCCGACGCGTGGACGCTGGCCACCGCGCTGGCCGAGACCACCGGCGATATTCCCTCGGCGCTGGCGAAATGGGAGCCCGCGCAGTTACAGCTCAGCGATTCCCTGTTGCGACGCGTGGTCGGCATGGGCGAACGGTCTCAGTTCCACAACACCTGGGATCCCCGGGATCCCGATCTGCGGTTCGGCCTCTACGGCCCCGGCATCTGA
- a CDS encoding cupin domain-containing protein, whose protein sequence is MTDNSFLADLPLAGELVAEDFDSWPDWLKTEFEEHSHDGAVGSRLLSANDRVRVWEIRLAPGERWHAHRHVLDYFWTAVNAGRSRQHTHDGTVREVSYGAGETRHFHFGPGEFLLHDIENIGDGELVFTTVEHLDSANAPLPLS, encoded by the coding sequence ATGACCGACAACAGCTTCCTGGCCGACCTGCCGCTCGCCGGTGAACTCGTCGCGGAAGATTTCGACAGCTGGCCGGACTGGCTGAAGACCGAATTCGAGGAGCACTCGCACGACGGCGCGGTCGGATCGCGGCTGCTCAGTGCGAATGACCGGGTCCGGGTATGGGAGATCAGGTTGGCTCCCGGGGAACGCTGGCATGCCCACCGCCATGTGCTGGATTACTTCTGGACGGCGGTCAACGCGGGACGCAGCCGTCAGCACACCCATGACGGGACGGTGCGCGAGGTCTCCTACGGCGCGGGCGAGACGCGGCATTTCCATTTCGGTCCCGGCGAGTTCCTTCTGCACGATATCGAGAACATCGGAGACGGCGAACTGGTATTCACGACGGTGGAACACCTCGACAGCGCCAATGCCCCACTTCCGCTGAGCTGA
- a CDS encoding acyl-CoA synthetase — translation MSDATFNLSSVFGTVARAVGDQTFLVWRDRRLSYADVDARVDGFAHFLAAQGLGCHTEREGLAGHESGQDHLGIYLRNGNEYLESMIGAYRARVAGFNVSFRYVEDELIYLLNDSKARALVYNAEFAPRVASIRDRVPHLQILIQVDDGTGHDLLPGAVDYEQAVRTPAPAAGLPEVSGDDLYILYTGGTTGMPKGVLWRQHDIFLSSMGGRPFGADRALASYDELAEKARAGAGALAMLMIPPFMHGAAQWAAYNAITMGGRLVIPDDVERLRPAEVLQLAERERVLTIPVVGDAVARPLVEEIERGDYDLSGLFTVTNGGATLSPTVRERILAALPHVTLLDAVGASESGAQLSTFSTSGGETTPAVFTAQSDTAVVAEDLSRVLTAGEGGGWLARRDLIPLGYLGDADKTARTFPTIDGVRWSVPGDRADVLDDGRIRLLGRDSVTINSGGEKIFVEEVERAIAAHPAVYDVVVVGRPSERWGSEVVAVVQLAEGADADDEDLAAVCGQTVARYKVPKAFIRHPKIQRSPAGKADYRWAKAVATGESLPAS, via the coding sequence ATGAGCGACGCGACTTTCAACCTGTCATCGGTCTTCGGCACCGTGGCCAGGGCCGTCGGCGACCAGACGTTCCTGGTCTGGCGGGATCGCCGGTTGAGCTACGCCGATGTCGACGCCCGGGTCGACGGCTTCGCCCACTTCCTTGCCGCGCAAGGCCTCGGTTGCCACACCGAACGCGAAGGCCTGGCGGGCCACGAGTCCGGCCAGGACCACCTGGGCATCTACCTGCGCAACGGTAACGAGTACCTGGAGTCGATGATCGGTGCCTATCGGGCCCGCGTCGCCGGATTCAACGTCAGTTTCCGCTACGTCGAGGACGAGCTGATCTATCTGCTCAACGACTCGAAGGCCCGGGCCCTGGTCTACAACGCCGAGTTCGCTCCGCGGGTGGCCTCGATCCGGGACCGGGTACCGCACCTGCAGATACTGATCCAGGTCGACGACGGCACCGGCCACGACCTGCTGCCCGGCGCAGTGGATTACGAGCAGGCCGTGCGCACGCCCGCCCCGGCCGCCGGACTGCCCGAGGTGTCCGGCGACGATCTGTACATCCTCTACACCGGCGGCACCACCGGGATGCCCAAGGGCGTGCTGTGGCGCCAGCATGACATCTTCCTGTCCTCGATGGGCGGCCGGCCGTTCGGTGCCGATCGGGCGCTGGCCTCCTATGACGAGCTGGCCGAGAAGGCCCGCGCGGGCGCGGGTGCGCTGGCCATGCTGATGATCCCGCCGTTCATGCACGGCGCCGCCCAATGGGCGGCCTACAACGCGATCACCATGGGCGGGCGCCTGGTCATCCCCGACGATGTCGAGCGGCTGCGGCCCGCCGAGGTGCTGCAATTGGCCGAACGTGAACGCGTACTGACGATTCCGGTGGTCGGCGATGCGGTCGCCCGACCACTCGTCGAGGAGATCGAACGTGGGGACTACGACCTGTCCGGGCTGTTCACCGTCACCAACGGCGGGGCCACGCTCTCCCCCACGGTGCGCGAGCGGATCCTGGCCGCACTGCCCCATGTGACGCTGCTCGATGCGGTCGGCGCCTCGGAATCCGGCGCCCAATTGAGCACATTTTCCACCTCCGGCGGCGAGACGACACCGGCGGTCTTCACCGCGCAGTCCGATACCGCGGTGGTCGCCGAGGACCTGTCGAGGGTGCTGACCGCAGGCGAGGGCGGCGGCTGGCTGGCGCGCCGCGATCTGATCCCACTGGGCTATCTCGGCGATGCGGACAAGACAGCGCGCACCTTCCCGACCATCGACGGGGTGCGCTGGTCGGTGCCCGGCGACCGGGCCGATGTCCTGGACGACGGCCGCATCCGGCTCCTCGGCAGGGATTCGGTCACCATCAACTCCGGTGGCGAGAAGATCTTCGTCGAGGAGGTGGAACGTGCCATCGCCGCCCACCCCGCGGTCTATGACGTGGTGGTGGTCGGACGCCCCTCGGAGCGGTGGGGCTCGGAGGTGGTGGCCGTGGTGCAACTTGCCGAGGGTGCTGACGCCGACGACGAGGACCTCGCGGCGGTGTGCGGACAGACGGTGGCGCGCTACAAGGTCCCGAAGGCCTTCATCCGTCATCCGAAGATCCAGCGGTCGCCGGCGGGTAAGGCCGACTACCGCTGGGCCAAGGCCGTCGCCACCGGCGAGAGCCTGCCCGCGAGCTAA